In one Campylobacter insulaenigrae NCTC 12927 genomic region, the following are encoded:
- the ggt gene encoding gamma-glutamyltransferase, translating into MRYLAIFAMSITLSFGAANAPIQDKTGTGLVLSSHELANKIGKEVLDKGGNAIDAAVAVGYALAVVHPSAGNIGGGGFAVIHLANGESTTLDFREMAPLKATRDMYLDKKGEVIPDASTIGYLAAGVPGTVKGMSAMLDRYGTMKLSDLMNPAIKLAEKGYLINDRQEQTMLEVQDMFKKFDSSRKYFLKKDGSTYKSGDLFVQKDLAKTLKLISKEGPDAFYKGKIANLIESDMAKNNGIITKEDLAQYEVIWRKPVKGTYRGYDIISMSPPSSGGTHIIQILNIMENANIEKLGYGSSKTLHIMAEAMRQAYADRSEYMGDPDFVKIPLEKLTSKAYAKEIYTKIPKNKALPSSKVKPGLGQIHEGHNTTHYSVLDSKGNAVSITYTINASYGSGAAIEGAGFLLNDEMDDFSIKPGVPNLYGLVGGEANAIEPKKRPLSSMSPTIILKDGKVFMVVGSPGGSRIITTVLQVISNVIDHKMDISTAVESPRFHMQWLPDELRTEPFGIIKDVENNLVKMGYTISEQPYMGDVNAIMIDPKTQKIVGSMDTRKEF; encoded by the coding sequence ATGCGTTATTTAGCTATATTTGCGATGTCAATTACGCTAAGTTTTGGTGCTGCTAATGCGCCTATACAAGATAAAACAGGAACAGGGCTTGTTCTTTCAAGCCATGAACTTGCCAATAAAATTGGTAAAGAGGTGCTTGATAAGGGCGGTAATGCTATAGATGCGGCTGTTGCTGTAGGTTATGCTTTAGCTGTAGTGCACCCTTCGGCTGGAAATATAGGCGGAGGTGGATTTGCTGTAATACATTTAGCAAATGGTGAAAGCACTACTCTTGATTTTAGAGAAATGGCTCCGTTAAAAGCAACTAGAGATATGTATCTTGATAAAAAAGGAGAGGTTATTCCAGATGCCTCAACCATAGGATACTTAGCTGCTGGCGTGCCTGGAACCGTAAAAGGTATGAGTGCAATGTTAGATCGCTATGGCACAATGAAATTGAGTGATTTAATGAATCCTGCTATAAAATTAGCTGAAAAAGGATATCTTATCAACGATCGACAAGAACAGACTATGTTGGAAGTTCAAGATATGTTTAAAAAATTTGATAGCTCACGTAAATACTTTCTTAAAAAAGATGGTAGTACTTATAAAAGCGGAGATTTATTTGTCCAAAAAGATTTAGCAAAAACCTTAAAACTTATTTCTAAAGAAGGTCCTGATGCTTTTTATAAAGGCAAAATTGCTAATCTAATAGAGTCAGATATGGCTAAAAACAATGGTATTATTACAAAAGAAGATTTAGCACAATATGAAGTAATTTGGAGAAAACCAGTAAAAGGTACTTATAGAGGATATGATATAATTTCCATGTCTCCACCTAGCAGTGGTGGTACCCATATAATTCAAATTTTAAATATTATGGAAAATGCTAATATAGAAAAATTAGGTTATGGTAGCTCTAAAACTTTACATATAATGGCTGAAGCTATGCGTCAAGCTTATGCAGATAGATCAGAATATATGGGTGATCCTGATTTTGTAAAAATTCCACTTGAAAAACTTACAAGTAAAGCTTATGCAAAAGAAATTTACACAAAAATACCAAAAAATAAAGCTTTACCAAGTTCTAAAGTAAAACCTGGATTAGGACAAATCCACGAAGGTCATAATACTACTCATTACTCTGTATTAGATAGCAAAGGAAATGCTGTCAGTATAACTTATACTATTAATGCAAGCTATGGATCTGGTGCTGCTATAGAGGGAGCAGGATTTTTATTAAATGATGAAATGGATGATTTTTCTATAAAACCAGGAGTTCCAAATCTATATGGTTTAGTAGGTGGTGAAGCTAATGCTATAGAACCTAAAAAAAGACCTTTAAGCTCTATGAGTCCGACCATAATACTTAAAGATGGTAAGGTATTTATGGTAGTGGGTAGTCCAGGTGGATCTAGAATTATCACAACAGTTTTACAAGTGATTTCAAATGTTATAGATCACAAAATGGATATTTCAACAGCAGTAGAATCTCCAAGATTCCATATGCAATGGCTTCCTGATGAACTTAGAACTGAACCATTTGGAATTATCAAAGATGTTGAAAATAATCTCGTAAAAATGGGTTATACAATCTCAGAACAACCTTATATGGGTGATGTAAATGCTATAATGATAGATCCTAAAACACAAAAAATTGTAGGTTCTATGGATACAAGAAAAGAATTTTAA
- a CDS encoding L-lactate permease, producing the protein MWQQIYNPFDNIILSALVAFLPILCFLLSLVVFKLKGYQAGFLTLIVSSIVAIFAYDMPFSLLGASFIQGFANGIWPIAWIIIAAIFLYKLSIKSGSFEIIKQSVIGITPDHRIQVILIGFCFGSFLEGAIGFGGPVAITAALLVGLGLRPLYAAGLCLIANTAPVAFGAVGIPIIAMSNLAGIGQYEVSAMVGRMLVPLSLTIPFFIVFLMDGLKGVRETFPAIFVAAVSFTITQFLSSNHLGAELPDIISAVVSLSATTLFLKFWKPKNIFRLDDVKNFETTQTLEFKKVFLAWVPFILLIICIIIWTQPWFKALFAKDGILNFMQFTLKFNEALGVIVSPDIVNPQNTKTMIPSHAIDLVAQAGTAILVAALMSIVVLKIKINEATECFWETLKEMATPCLTIGLVVAFAFIAKNSGMSTTLGLAFSNTGDAYAFFSPIIGWIGVFLTGSDTSSNLLFGTLQQVSAQKLGISETLFLAANSVGGVVGKMISPQSIAVACAAVGLVGKESELFRFTLKYSIGFIILIGIWTFVIAFFFQGIVPEAVLLK; encoded by the coding sequence ATGTGGCAACAAATATATAATCCGTTTGATAATATAATCTTGAGTGCTTTGGTGGCTTTTTTGCCTATTTTGTGTTTTTTGCTTTCTCTTGTTGTTTTTAAACTTAAGGGTTATCAAGCAGGATTTTTGACTCTTATTGTATCAAGTATTGTAGCAATATTTGCTTATGATATGCCGTTTTCTTTATTAGGTGCTAGTTTTATACAAGGCTTTGCTAATGGTATTTGGCCCATAGCGTGGATTATTATTGCGGCCATATTTTTGTATAAACTTTCTATTAAATCAGGTTCTTTTGAAATCATTAAACAAAGTGTTATAGGTATCACACCAGATCATAGAATTCAAGTTATTTTAATTGGTTTTTGCTTTGGTTCTTTTTTAGAAGGGGCTATAGGTTTTGGTGGACCAGTAGCTATTACTGCTGCTTTACTTGTGGGACTTGGACTTAGACCTTTATATGCTGCAGGACTTTGTCTTATAGCCAATACTGCTCCAGTAGCTTTTGGAGCAGTTGGAATACCTATTATCGCTATGAGTAATTTAGCTGGAATAGGACAATATGAAGTTTCAGCTATGGTAGGTAGAATGCTTGTTCCATTGAGTTTAACTATACCATTTTTTATTGTTTTTTTAATGGATGGTTTAAAAGGAGTAAGAGAAACTTTTCCTGCTATTTTTGTAGCGGCTGTATCTTTTACAATTACGCAATTTTTAAGTTCAAATCATTTAGGAGCAGAACTTCCTGATATTATATCTGCTGTTGTTTCTTTATCTGCTACTACATTATTTTTGAAATTTTGGAAGCCAAAAAATATTTTTAGGTTAGATGATGTAAAAAATTTTGAAACTACTCAAACATTAGAATTTAAAAAAGTATTTTTAGCTTGGGTTCCTTTTATACTTTTAATTATATGTATTATTATATGGACTCAACCTTGGTTTAAAGCTTTATTTGCTAAAGATGGAATTTTAAATTTCATGCAATTTACTTTAAAATTTAATGAAGCATTAGGTGTTATTGTGAGTCCTGATATAGTTAATCCTCAAAATACCAAAACAATGATTCCATCGCATGCAATAGATCTAGTAGCGCAGGCAGGAACTGCTATTTTAGTAGCTGCTTTAATGAGTATTGTGGTATTAAAAATAAAAATTAATGAAGCTACAGAGTGTTTTTGGGAGACTTTAAAAGAGATGGCTACCCCTTGTTTGACTATAGGTTTAGTTGTTGCTTTTGCTTTTATAGCAAAAAATAGTGGTATGAGTACTACCTTAGGTCTTGCATTTTCTAATACAGGTGATGCTTATGCATTTTTTTCTCCTATTATAGGATGGATAGGGGTGTTTTTAACAGGTTCTGATACTAGTTCAAATTTACTTTTTGGAACTCTTCAGCAAGTTAGTGCTCAAAAATTAGGAATTTCAGAAACATTATTCTTAGCAGCAAATTCTGTTGGTGGAGTTGTAGGTAAAATGATATCTCCTCAAAGTATAGCAGTTGCTTGTGCAGCAGTTGGGCTTGTAGGAAAAGAGTCTGAGTTGTTTAGATTTACTTTAAAATATTCAATTGGATTTATAATTTTAATAGGAATTTGGACTTTTGTTATAGCGTTTTTCTTTCAAGGTATTGTTCCTGAAGCAGTGCTTTTAAAATAA
- a CDS encoding TerC family protein: MFEWIFSVDAWVVLFTLTALEIVLGIDNIIFLAILVSKLPPNLRNRGRILGLAFAMITRILLLLSLFWVMKLTTSLFSIMNNEISGRDLVLLLGGLFLIFKSIKEIKEQIVHKQEHSNIKISNKLWIVVAEIAIIDIVFSLDSVITAVGIAQDIEIMIIAVVIAVLVMLFASKPIADFVEKYPSIKILALVFLVMIGFVLVCESFDFHINKAYIYTAMGFSLIVEILNILVSKK, translated from the coding sequence ATGTTTGAATGGATTTTCAGTGTTGATGCCTGGGTTGTTTTATTTACATTAACAGCTCTAGAAATTGTTTTAGGTATTGATAATATTATATTTTTGGCAATTTTAGTTAGCAAACTACCGCCAAATCTTAGAAATAGAGGTAGAATTTTAGGTCTTGCTTTTGCAATGATTACTAGAATATTATTATTGCTTTCACTTTTTTGGGTCATGAAGCTTACTACTTCTTTGTTTAGCATAATGAATAACGAGATTTCTGGCAGGGATTTAGTGCTTTTGTTGGGAGGATTATTTTTAATTTTTAAATCCATTAAAGAAATAAAAGAACAAATTGTACATAAACAAGAACATTCTAATATAAAAATCAGTAATAAATTATGGATAGTAGTAGCCGAAATAGCTATTATAGATATTGTATTTTCTCTAGACAGTGTTATAACTGCAGTAGGGATAGCACAAGACATTGAAATTATGATTATAGCAGTAGTTATAGCGGTGTTAGTTATGCTATTTGCATCTAAACCAATTGCTGATTTTGTAGAAAAATATCCAAGCATTAAAATTTTAGCATTAGTGTTTTTAGTTATGATAGGTTTTGTTTTAGTGTGTGAGAGTTTTGATTTTCACATCAATAAGGCTTATATTTATACAGCAATGGGTTTTTCTTTGATAGTCGAAATTTTAAATATTCTAGTATCTAAAAAGTAA